TTGAGAGCCTACAAATTTCTATCGAATAGAACCACCTAATTAACAACCAAGTTCTAGTATAGTGGTAAGTGTTCTAGCTTGTCACCCCGGTGACCTAGGTTCGATTCCTGACAACGCTCAACCTAGACATTTGGTGGAGTTTTATTTCAACCTATTTTTTGGTTGTTGCAGTGAGGGCCACCTAGTACCTATAGTTCAGTTGTTTTAAATGAATACAATATTAGAACACAACAAAGGGTTCCGTATTTGAGATCAGGGAGGTTTGATGCGAACTATGTGTTGTTTTGAAACACGTAATCATAACGAATTGTCTGGTGCAGTAGCAGAGGAGGATTCAAGTTGTTTTATAGCTGAGTTTGAACTGTTGAATGTATGGACTTGTTCCTATATATGTATCTCTATGGTACTATCACAACTTTTTATTCTGTATGTATATAGCAGCGAGAAAATATATAATAGTCATTCTGATTTGAGGCTAGCACAATTTTTTATTATTTTAATAACACTTTAGTATGTCATTTGGATGTGTTACGATACTTTTGTATTCAACTCATAATATTTTGAACATAATAGAAATTTTCCTGATTCAAAAAAGAAAAAAGAAAAAGAAAAATATAGTAGATAGATTAGATATAGAAAAAAAAAACAAATAAAAGAAAATAGAAAGCGTTAGTGTGATAAACATGTCCAGCTCGGAAAGCTAAAAAGAAAGGAGAAGAGAGAGAATATATATATATATATGGTGCTAAAGCAGTGATCGCGTACCGCCTTGATCTTCATCTTCATCATCTTCTACTCTCTCACACACACACACACAGCCGCCGTGAATGCTGAACATGATTGTTAGGGTTTCGAATTCGCACATTTGAGAGCCCCTCGAATTGACACGCCGACGATTCTCACTCACTCTCTCTCAGTAGTAATGTTCAGAAGCCACAATGTTGTCACCAGAATCTTCGACCGCCAAATCTCATCTCCTCCTCCCGGCGCTGCTGTAAGCTTCTTCTTCTTCTTCTTCTTCTTTCTCGGCTTGAAATTGAGCTGCAGTTGCTTGTGTAGAATAGAAATGCTAATACATAGCGGTTGATTGATTGTTGTTAGGTTCACTATGCTAGGCGGTTTTACGAGAATTTAGTACCGAATTTCACTATATATGAAGTTGATTGCCCGGACCATCTGTTCCGGAAATTCACCGACGACGGTCAGTACCTCATATGTTTCAGTAGAAATCATCAGAAGTTGATTGTTTACAGACCTACCTGGCTTTCCTATTCCTGCAAAGGAGACTGCGCTAGTTCTTGTGATCTTCCTCCCAAAGCCAGGAGGTTCGAGAGCTTCTTTAAACAGCTCTACAGTGTCTCTCTCCCTTCTAGTAGTAATGAGCTTATTTGCAAGGACTTCTTTCTTTACATGGAGAGTAACCGCTACGGGCTATTCGCTACTTCCACTGCTCAGAGTCCTGAACCAACGCCTGTTGGAGGAGGCGCTTTACTCAGTGTCCCATCAATAGAGACCATCACCTTTCACCTCCTGAGGTCGGTTTGGTGTTTGAGAATTTGTGGTGTAAAACACAGTTATTTTTGTTTGAAAGGATCACTTAATGATTGTACTTTCTGTGATGATTAGATTGGAAGATGGAGTTGTACTGGATCAGAGGTCCTTTCACCATGATTTTATCAACCTCGCCCATAATTCGGGTGCCTTTTTGTATGATGATTTGCTGGCTATTGTGTCCCTTCGCTACCAAACACTACACATTCTGCAAATCAGAGACTCCGGCAACCTTGTTGATGTGCGAGCAATTGGGACATATTGTCGTGAAGATGACGAGCTTTTTCTCAACTCACACCTGCAGGTTAGCCACATATATTTCAAGCCTTTGGTGATACTAAGATGAATGGGTTTCGTTATATCTTGTTTAAATTTAGAGAAAAATTTGGATTCTTTGTTTATGGAGAAACTGCTTATCTTTTTCTGAGCTAAAATTAGATTGTTATCCTTTACTCTTTGGTTGCTAATTCAAAGGGGATAAGACATGACCTAAATACCATTTATGGGAGGGTGAACGTGCTAAGGCAAACCCTCAAATTTAAGGTTTGTGGTACTTTCTGAAAGATTACATATTAAGGTTGGTGTGTTGAAACGCTCTAACAGAATGTTTGATCAAACAATTGGGTTTGCTGTAGTTTTTTCTTTTTTTAATAAATGCACAAATGGTATTTAGATAGTAACGGCAAGACAAAATTTACTAAGACAAAATCTACTTTTCTGTAGTCATTATGGTATGTGTGAATTTGCATACATCCTGCTTCAACAGAGTTCCGGTATGAATAGGATAGTATTGAAGGTGATCATTGTCCTTGTATGACTATGACAGTATTAGGGTTTCTCTACCCTGGAGTTGTGGACCACTGTTTTGCAATGAAGTCCTCTTAGGAGTAAGAGTCAGTCTGATGGTGGTTTGATTACCCAGCATAGTGGAGAACTATTCTAGATTTGAAGTCCTCTTACGAGTAAGAAGTTACTCTGGGCTTCCGTAAAGGATATTATTTTCTCTAATCATGCTATGCCCTCTCATGGAAGCAGTTGCATGATGGAGATGTCAGATATTGAAATGCTTGAAAAGAAAACTTTCAAAAAGGATGAAAATGCAAAACATAACCATAGCTCTTACTGTTACCCTAGAATGTAGAGAATGCTTGGGTAGTTTAGTTTTAAAATTTTGTGTGACTAAAGTCCTTGTTTCAAACTATTATCTAGAGAAAATCAATATAAGTATACCATGTATCAGCTCTACTTCTTGCTTGACTGTAATGTCTACTGCTGTTATACCGGCTGTAAGAGTGGTTAATACAGTATAATCTTGTTGTTTTGTTTTAGTTCTTAAAGATGAGCTGCTATGCCTTTAGCTGTAGCTGCTCTCTTTTCTTTTAAAGTGGACTCCTTGTCCGCCTTGTTCTTTGCTTTTGTCTCAATAAAAAGCTGTTTCTTCTTAGAAAAGAGAAAAAAAAGTGGTTAATACAGTAATATATGCAACTATCCTTGCCCTAGTTCTGAAGACTTTGGATTCCTTGAAGATCAGCTATAGAAAGCTTGTATAAAGTCCAAGGTCCTGGCTAATACTTTATATTGTTTTCTCCCATTGTGTGCCACTAGCTAAGTTGCTAGATTTCAGGTTGGAGTTTATTCTTAAAGAAGTTTAGCAGACCCCAAAACTGTGTAGCCTTCCACTTTTGCACCTTTGATAGAAGATTGTTTGTTGTATCCATTGCAGGTTGACCGATGGATTTGGAAACTTGAATCTTCTATATCGTTCTTTTGCGAATCCTATTTAGTTGGCTAATTAGGAGCTGTTTTTGACCCTTTTCTCAATCCACCTTAGATTCTGCTTGGTAGAAATTATCTGGTCCCAAAGGAGGATCATTATTTGATTTATATTATGTAAGAGGGAACACTAAACAGTGATCATTCTTCTTTATTCCTTTTAGTTTTTCTTGAGAGTCATGGGGAACATGATCATGGATATTACATTTCGGATGGAGAAACAGTGTCTTTTGTAATGAAAATGTATAAAGAAAATGTGTTTAGGAAAATTAGTGGAACAGATTTGTTTTGGAGCGGTAAATCCTTTGTTTTATGGGTTTTGTCAACATTGGTCTCTCTGCATCTACAGATGTTCGTAATTCTTCAGGGGTTATAAGGAATTGCAGCTTGCTGAATTCTTTGTGGAATTTCTGTTTGTTCAGTAATTAATTATGCAATGGATGATGTTCTTCTCTAATTATATTTATCTGGACATTTTGTTGTATTTTCCAAAGTTTATGTACCGGAACTATTCTTATACATAGAGAGATATATTCTAAACATCTAGTAACAAGTATAAAATTTCTCTTTCATTTTCTTCATCTTATTCACCAACTTTGGGAATTAGATACATCGTCTAATGTTTGGTATGTGGACCACTTGATTGACCCCTATCTTCGTTGCAGAATATTAATGAAACAACAGTCGGTTGCTTTCATAGTGGCCTCAAACAGCGGTTGCTTTCTTTCATATTTAGAGGAATGTGGAATGAAGAAACGGATCCGACATTGGTTGGTTATCTCTATCAATCTTTTTTGTATTTTTAATTTTCCTTTAAGCTTCATGACATTGTAGGCATATTTATGGCTTTGTATATTTTAAAGAGGCTCTATGAGCTTAGTGCTTCTACAACTCTATGTTGATAGAGCCTCCTTAGCTGTCGTGTTTTCTCTCCATATATATAGATCTAGGTCCATATATAATCACCCTGATTCAAAAAATAATAATCACCCTGATTCTGATATAGCACCTGGGAGGGTTTCCTCTTAACTTAGTCATGCCTCTTTTCACAGTTTCCTTGGTCCTACTAATATTAGGTCGTTTTTAGGTGGTTTTTATTGGTCCTGAAGCCAAAGCAGATATGGCTAGATAATACTGATGGAATTTCCTATTGGAGCTTGGGGCCCTTTAGCCTACACTCATTGATACCTTATTTTGTGATTGCTTTCCTTTTGGCTGCAACATATGACCTTGGCATATCTTATGTTGATATCTTACATGTTATCAGTGTTTCCTGAATCTTTTAAATAATCAATATATGGTTTTTGATTGGCAATGGCGTGTTCCTGGCTATGTAAATAAGGTATGCTTTTTGCGTGAAACTAAATAAGTAGGAATGTGTGCATAAAACATAAGGTGTCAAGATTAAATAGATAGTCAATTCTAGGTATGCCATATAAGTATATCATACATATGCACCTGGGTATGGATGTTCAAAGTAGTTATTTACACATTTAGTAACTAGTACAAAGTTCTTTTCTGTATGGTTTGAGTAAGCTAGCTTAACTTGAAAGTTGAAACATATGGATGCAGGACAAAGGAACAGTTGGTGAGAATAGGATTGTGGTGGGTGGGGGAATGTTGAGAGAATAATAAATCAGAAAGGTTTTAGAAGAAACAGAAGTGTGGTTTCAGCTGTGGAATGGAAAAATAGAACAGAGGTTTGAGGAGAAAATTCAGCCACCAAGCCTATCAATAAACCTTGAGTTTCCTTCATCCCAATCTAATTTGGGTTACAATAGGTGTCCCTGTGTATAGGCTTACAATACATAACCCTTACTCCTACAATACCAGAAGACTCAAATATAGACTTATTGATAAAGTCCAAAACAGACTCTAATAGACATAAAGACATGCTCAAGACCCTTACTTAAATAGACTCTTAAAGCATGACTCATACTCTTCATCAAACTGAAAATGACTCTTGCAAGACCCTTAACCTGCCAGACTTTACTTTGGACCAAATAAGGCTGGCTTAGTCTTAGCTTCCAAAAAAGATATATCTTTTCTAACAAAGTGGTGGCTGCTGCAATGCGTTTATATGTTCTTCTTGCCAATGTCCATTACCAATCAGCCTTTTGAAGCATATATCTTCAATTCAGTTAACTAATAGATCACTTTTTTACTCTAGAGGGTCCAAGGCCTGAAGAAGAAGTTCTATTTCCATTTCCAAGACTATGTTGACTTGATTATCTGGAAGGTAGGGCCTGCTGATTTTTTACTTCTTTCTTTAAATGCAAAACATCTCTTTATTATGCTTTGAGAAGTCTGAACTCGCTTTCATAATTTTGTTTCACTGCTCTATATAACAGGAAAATTTGATAATGCGCATCCAATATGACATGTAACAAGTTGTTTATACACAACTCTTGGACAGGTACAATTCTTGGACCGGCACCACCTGCTAATAAAGTTTGGTAGTGTAGAGGGAGTGGTGAGATCTTCTTTCTAGCATTCAGTTCATCATCATCGTAGGTCTAGGAAATAGAAGTTTAATGTTTTGAAATTCTTCTTTGATTATAATGTCATATACTCCCTCTGCAATGGGGTCAATTTGGGTAAAGGGATCAATTGCTGTAGGATATTGATCCTTTATGCTTTCTAGAATCAGTCACCCATTCATTTTAGTATCCAAAATGTGGGTGTTCTTGCATTTGCCTGTCGCGCTTTGTGCAATCAGAATACTTGACTAATTGATTTATTAGTGTTTATAACTGAAGCAGGTATCACGTAATACTGATCTCCACCCAGCCTTTTTTGCGGTATATAACATGGAGACGACGGAAATTGTAGCTTTTTATCAGGTTACTTTCAGTGACAATTGTTTTCCTTTTTCTTTCTTATATCTGTATTTGTTGAAAGACGACCTGATGTATTTGACAATTTACTTGTAGAATTCAGCAGATGAGCTTTATCTCTTGTTTGAGCAGTTCTATGATCACTTCCAAGCAACATCGAGAAATTCATATACAATGAATTTCGTGTCATCTCACTCAAATAACATGCATGCTCGGGAGCAACTGAGATGTGTCAAAAATAAAGCAAGTAGTTCTTTGCAGGTGAAGTTTCCCCATTCGAAATAGTGATTTGCATATCATAAATAGGCATGGCTAAAAATTAGTCTGCCATCATTAAGGCTTGATAAATTTATTTATGTATATAATGGTTGCATGGGTATTCACATGTTTTCCCGGACCTCACATCTAATCAGCTGATGAACCTGCAGTTTGTGAAGAAGATGCTAGCTTCTTTGCCTTCTAATTGTCAATCGCAGAGTCCTTCTCCCTACTTTGATCAATCTCTTTTTCGATTTGATGAAAAGGTTCGATTCTGAAACAAAGTCTTTTGATTGTGTCTGCTGCTGCTTCTTTTTTCCTTCTCTTTTCCTGTTTTTAATAGGAACAAATTCATAAAACTTATGAAGACAAATTTCTGGAAGAATGGTCATTGTTTTAAATTGAAGAGAAAGATCAGTTGTTAATGCTGCCGAGATCTTCAGCAAAATAAACCTATGAGAGATAACTTGACCAAATAGACGTTAATATTTGTGACAAATTTTAAGGCCTAAATTAAATTTGGTAGTGATCTATACCTTGCATCACAGTCTCACAGTATGTCCAAATAAACCTTGCATCACAGTCTCACAGTATGTCCAAATAAATAAAAATTGTAAACTCAAAGACGGTAGAACTAGATATTTAAGAATCAAAGAAAACATACGTAAACACAGCCATACTGATTGTAATAGTTATGTGTGTAATACAAGGCAGATTCTGATGTTTGACTTAACAGTTAATTTCTGCAACTGATCGGCATAGGCAGTCAACAGATCATCCTATCAAGTTCATCTTAAGAAGGCAACCATATACCCTCAAATTTAAGATTAAACCAGGTACTTGTCATTTACCCATAACATTGTCTAATATGTGGCATACATTTGTACATTTACTGGCATTTTGTGTTGCAAGGATGATCGAACAGGGATGCTTAAACATGTACTACTAGATATTGAGGTTATTGTGTTGCAGACCCAAAAGAGTGGTGTATCTCATATTAAAGTACTTTGTAGTCAGCGTTCAAGGTCTCTTATATTAAAAGTACAAAAGGAATCATAATATTTTTCAGTCAAGCTTGTGTTGGTAATCGTGAGGAAATTTTACATCATTCAGTTATGGATATTTTGAATAGTTTGCCTTACTGAGGTTTGCTCAAGTTTTAGTTATTAACTACTTGAAGTAGACAATTTTGATTTTGGTATATTCAACAGGTCCAGAAGCTGGTTGCATAGACAGCAGGACGAAAAAGATATCTTCATTCCTCTTTCATCCATTTTTGCCTCTTGCTCTCTCCATTCAGCATACCTTATACTTGCAGCCAGCAGTTGTGAACATTCACTTCCGGAGATAAATATTTTCATAGCATGGTTTTTTTTTGTTACCGACAACTGGTCACCCTAGAGTCGAATTCAGGGGATCAAACTCACAAAGGGAAGATTTATGTCATTAAACCAAATGGTCATGTTATATTTGCTTAAAAAATCTCCCTCCTGAGCAGCCTGTTGTAAAATTAATGTAATTAAAATAGTGATAATTGTATATTTAGTAATTTGAATCTGATTCTGTACAATATGATATTACCTGTGACATTTATTTTCATTAAAAAGAAAAAAAAAACTAGATAAGAACCTGCAAAGTTCCTAGTCTTAATCGGTGAACTTGTCAATTTTCTAGCTTCTCTGCATTTAGGAGTTCCTCTACCCCTTCAAAGTTTTCAGAGTCGTAGTAAGATGTTAAGCGTTCTTGGGTTAGGGTTTGGGTTCTGCAACAGTTTCTGTTCCATGGCAACTGTTGCTAAAATTTCAAAAAAAGTGGCAACTATTGCTAACATCACAGCGCATTTAGCTTGGGCGCTGTATTGGCAATCTGGGCAATCTTTGAGCCAAGGGATTGGAGTTTCTTAACAGAACTCCATATAGTCGATTCATACAAATGTTCAGTAGACTGGGAATGGTTTCAGAAATAGTTCCCAAGCTCGCTAAATAGCATCAAACAAGCCCCAATTCATCATCGAGAAGACGAGAACAGAGCCACATCACAAGGCATGACTTGAGCATAACGTTAGGCCGTTAGCATCGGACCTTAAACTTACGCCCTATTGCGCACCGGAAAAATTAACTACACCCCTTTCCCTGGCAATGAAACCATGCAATTTTCCAACTTGTTGATTACTCTACTGGTGCATTTCTACATGATAGATTCACAGTGCTAGAAATAATGGATAGGGAAACTATAGTTTGCATGAGATCATGCCTATTACTTTGATAGGATGACTGGCTGCTTTGCAAGCCACAGTACCGTGTCATATACTAGAATCCGATACTGATTCCAACAACAACGAAAACAACTCTTTAAGACATGTTTCAGACCGATAGAGAAGGGCGAAAGCAGGTTAGACATCATCTTCTGACACAGTTTCCTTTCTAGCTAGATGTTAAGCATTCCAGAACACAAATTGGTGGAAGCCATTTACTATCTAATAAGACATGCTGAGAGAGAACATATTCTATTTTTAAGTGCCTCAGAATAGGGGGTAGATTGATAAGAAAATTTGAGTACTGGAAAACATGAACACCAAGATATACTTTCAAAGTTCCAATTCATATTTGCAACCAAAGATTTACTGAAGTATCAAACTAACTAGGAAACCATCTTCATCATAACGAGGAAATATGTGACAGCTATCTCTAGTTCTCTACCATAATAAGGAAAATACATGACTGAGGATACACCCCTAATTACAAGCTTACTGTTCATAACTTGTGCATGCTAGCTAGCTGATCCTCCCGCCGCCTTCCCTTTGGCCAATCTGTTTTGCACATCGATCAATTCTGTTCTCTGGCCATTTGGCAATCTCTATATACAACAGCTTCAAAGGAGTTACTGTATATATCTAACATTTTGGCTTCTCGATTACCTATATATTTCACTGCTTCTGTGTCCCCCATGGCCATGATGGTGCGTGAAGGTATATTCATTTGTCCCATTTTACAAACACTAATAATACTAGTGTCAAGATGCATGAATTACTTTTAACTACATTCTACATATTCCACATGAAAAAACACTAATTCCGTCAGCTCCACAAATATAAGACCAAACATTTTTCTAGTTCAGTCGACACAAATGTTCTTTTCCGTCGGTCGGGTAATATGTTTTACTCTAACTCACATTCGAAGAGAACACTCCTTAATCTTTACAGCAAATGTTGACAAGATTATGGGGCAAGGACATGGCAAAAGTAAGGGAGCGGATCCCAAATGTTCCAGCTCAAAAGTGGAAAGGAGGGTAGCGAATGTATGGGATGCAGCATTATCTTGTTAACTCCCTTACTTCCCAGTCCTTACTAGACCATTATCTTGCTTCTTTCTTTGAGAAGATACCATTATCTTGCTTCTGATACAAAGGACTTCTAATAGTAAACGAGAGTCCTCCCTAAACTGCTTTGCAAACTTCAATGTCACAAGAAATGGGTGATCAGCAAAGCATGTCAAGCTACATGAGAGCTTCCACATTCTTGGACGCAGTTGAGATGCAGCCAGAGTCCCCAAGTCTCGATCTGAAAGGCTCCATTTCGTGGATGCCAACATTATTGGGAAGGTCTGTCGAGTGATGATTGACACCGCACCAAAACACAAGAGCCCTAGCAAGTTGCAAGAAGAAGAGACTGAACCCTGTGATCAATGTCAATGGGCACAAGTTGTTGGTGGGTTAGAAACCTGTGATCAATGAGCGCTGTTCTCACAGTCCCGGTCCTACTCTATTTAGTCATGGAGAAACACGTTAATTTTCCCATTACTCCGATAGATTTTGAAGGTTGATTCTAAAGACTTCTGTTAAAAATTGGGAAGTTTAACAACTGCTGTTTTTTTTTTTACAAGAGAGGACAGCACCCACTAGACCTCTAATGTGAAGGTGAAGCATGGGCAAGAATCAAATCCACTCCCATCCCAGAGTCCAATCATCTTCCCTGATTAGAATAAGATCAACTCTTCTCTTTAACCTTCTTACCTAAGACATCTCCCGGAACCTAGCCAGTGCCTTCTTGTGAATGAGAGTTTTATAACTATCTCCAGCCTGAGCCTCGAGGGCAGGATCTAACTTCTTCTGTTGACTCCCAAGTCCGGCTCTCCTTTCCACACTCTGAGCCTGCACCGGTTCTACCATTCCACTCCCATCTCTCCCTAAACCCTGTAATCAGAACAATAAGAAAGCAAGAGAAAATATGAGTTACAAACCTGCTACATATGCATCAACTAGTGAGGTCGTATTCAGACAACCAAAAAAAACCTGTGAAATTGTATAACAAGAAAAGTAGTGCTAATTTATGCCATTTTTCCTGTTGGAGAAAATAAAGACACATCATCTAGGTCTAGGTTGGTAGATCCGTGAAATTGATCATCATTCCTCTACTTAATATATAATATATGTATTAATATAACCGGATTCACTCTTTGGCCAGTAAAAGAAATTAGACCGCAGTTTAAATCATTCAACTGGACTCAACAACAATTCATTCTTCAAAACATTTAAACAAAAGATAGAATTCTACATTCATCAATCTACAGCAATTTAGAGATTTGGGAAATCTTCGTTAAGTTCGAGTTTAGAGGTTCTTAGTCATGTTTTAAGAAAGCAAAAGGAGTTCATACCAAGCCTTCGTGCCAGCCCATGCTGCGAAGCATCTTGTTGCCCACATTGCTCTCATCAATAGCTTTATCGGCTGTAATTACCTCGTAACTGTCAATGGCAGCATCTCCAGTAGCACGTCCTCCACCAACACCAGGGGGGAAAGGCATTGAATCAAAAGAACCCTTCCTCAATGCCAAGTCTCGACCTTCACATCAAAAAATAAGAAGCATAGAGAATTCTTAAAAGTCCTTTAAAATATTTATAACAAGAAACGCACAAAAAACAGGGAACCATAAAATACAATCTTAAAATAGCTTACTTGACTCCCCAAAACCATGTTCAGGCAAATCATCTCCAAAAGAAGATGACGAGCCATACAAGCTCCTCCTTTCAGCAGCACGATCCCTGTATCCAGTTTGAGGTTCTTTATGAGCAGAAGCTGGCATTTCGGAAAATCGTCTCCTGCCACTCCCAGCACCCACAGGTGGTGTATAAGAACCTAATGCAGATGCATCAGTTCTGAAGGGTGTCAAAGCTGGAGAGATATCTGCATCTGTTGGTGCAGAAGAACCTGCTATGAATGCAGCAGAAGTTGAAGGTGTGGAAACTCCGCCAGATGCTGAAAGGGATGTATCTGATTTAACCACAGTTCTTCCAGATCCCCTTATCACTCCCCTTAGTGTCC
Above is a window of Fragaria vesca subsp. vesca linkage group LG7, FraVesHawaii_1.0, whole genome shotgun sequence DNA encoding:
- the LOC101301326 gene encoding light-mediated development protein DET1-like → MFRSHNVVTRIFDRQISSPPPGAAVHYARRFYENLVPNFTIYEVDCPDHLFRKFTDDGQYLICFSRNHQKLIVYRPTWLSYSCKGDCASSCDLPPKARRFESFFKQLYSVSLPSSSNELICKDFFLYMESNRYGLFATSTAQSPEPTPVGGGALLSVPSIETITFHLLRLEDGVVLDQRSFHHDFINLAHNSGAFLYDDLLAIVSLRYQTLHILQIRDSGNLVDVRAIGTYCREDDELFLNSHLQVSHIYFKPLNINETTVGCFHSGLKQRLLSFIFRGMWNEETDPTLRVQGLKKKFYFHFQDYVDLIIWKVQFLDRHHLLIKFGSVEGQVSRNTDLHPAFFAVYNMETTEIVAFYQNSADELYLLFEQFYDHFQATSRNSYTMNFVSSHSNNMHAREQLRCVKNKASSSLQFVKKMLASLPSNCQSQSPSPYFDQSLFRFDEKLISATDRHRQSTDHPIKFILRRQPYTLKFKIKPGPEAGCIDSRTKKISSFLFHPFLPLALSIQHTLYLQPAVVNIHFRR